The Capricornis sumatraensis isolate serow.1 chromosome 11, serow.2, whole genome shotgun sequence DNA segment TCTCCCCCGCGCAGCCGCTCCCGGCCTGGCCAGCCCATCCTGGCTGTCCGACTTCCCGCCTTGATTCATTATCCACTTGGGACAAAGTGGACATCCCACACCACCGCGGACCCGGCCCCCGGGGATCTGCCCGGCACCAGATGTCCGCCCAGGTGTGTCTGGCAAACAGCCTCGGGGCGGGAGAAACAGAAGCTCTGCACACTTTATTGACAAGCTCGGGGCCGCGCTAGCCCAGccggggggcgcccccgccgggggAGGTGGCCTCGGGCCCCGGGAAGGCGCTGCCTGCGGCGGCGGGCACGGGCGCCAGCAGCACCAGGCCCGGCCGGGGGCCGGCGCCCGCGTGCGCGTAGCTCAGCGCCAGCTGCTCCAGGCGCCGCTTGCGCAGCGCCGCCTGCGCTGTGCTGTGCAGGGGCCGCAGCAGCGCGGGGGGCAGCGCGCCAGGGCCCCGCAGCAGGAAGTCGAAGCCCGTGCGGTCGTGCGGGTCGTAGAAGAGCGGCCCACGGGCCGGGTCGGGCCCCGGTGGCCAGGCGAACGGGAAGGGCAGCGTGAAGTCCTCGGTGAGCACGCGGATGGCGAAGTCGTCCTCCTTGCCCAGCGCGCGATAGGCGCGCCCGATGCCGCGGAAGTGCGCCTCCCACAGCTGCGCGTCCCCGCCGTAGATGTCCGGGAACGGGGGCTGCTGGGGCGCGGCGGGGCCTGCAGGCAGGGATCGCGTAGCGGTGGGGGATAAGCGACTCCCACAGCCACCCGCGCTGAGCCAGAGAGGCCAAGGGGGGCCACGTGgagacagagaggggaggggtACCGGAGAGGGAGGCTAATTTCCAAGGACAGCGCTAAGGAGCTGTGAGAGGCAGAAAGGCCCGGAGGGGTGTGTTAGAATATAGCCactacatactgctgctgctgctgctgctaagcagctccagtcatgtccgactctgtgcgaccccatagagggcagcccaccaggctcccccgtccctgggattctccaggcaagaacactggagtgggttgccgtttccttggGTGGAAAGTTCCAGAAGGGGAGGAGTCTGGATAGCTTGACCGAGACCACGCAGAGCCTGCGTGGTCATCCCCAGAGAGCAAGGGTGACCTGATGACTCTTAGTGGAAAGTGGATCCTGGGCCTGGGCAGAGGATGAACCACCGGGGAGGCGGAGTGGGAACAGAGCCAGGTGAGGGTGAATTCTAAAGAGGACTCAGCAAGGCGAGCACGGAGGGGCCAGAGCTGGCCTTGTGTCAAcagatggagggaggggggagccctGCCTGGGCAACAGGGATCTGGGACCCAGGGGGCCGACCAGCTTGACCATCTTCACTGGGGAGAAGGATCCGGTTGGAAGCTGGGCTGGTGCTGTGTCCGTGGGACACCGCCCTCCCCCCTCACTCCAGGAGCACATTTCAGGAGAAATGGGGACATGTCTGATCGCTGACTCACACATGGATTCCCAGGAGGCGGGGGTCTGGTGAAATCCAGGGGCCCGCTCTCAGATATCACCTGTGTTGCACCCGTGAGGCCCATCCATCCATGGCCCCAGGCAGCAGCCCAAGCCGCCACTCCAAGCCCACACCTTCTATGAGCTGCTAGGAGAGACCCTTCCCCCctgccctcttccttccttcagcaAAGTGCTTAGCTCTGGGGGTCCTGAACTCAACAATGCAACCATGGGCCCTCCCTGGGTATAGATAAGCCTCTGGGGACACAGGACCAACTGGGCAGCCTCCTTGGAGACAAGGCAAGACTCGGGGGGGAGGAGGCGATGGATGAACCCATACAAGGCTCTGAACGTGAGTTCTCAGGTCCTCCCCTTGCACCCCTGTGAGGGGCAACAGCACTCAGAGTGTTTtcctggtgggaatgcagacacagagagaccCGCCCTGAACTGATGGCCGTAGGTGCGCTCCACCGTGCCACACCCTCCTGCTAGGAGCCCCTGGACCATGACTCTCCTCCCTTGTAAGTACCCTGGGGCATCTACTGTGTACCAGGCTCTGCCACAGCTGTGTACAACACACACTCGGCTTCT contains these protein-coding regions:
- the C11H8orf90 gene encoding LOW QUALITY PROTEIN: uncharacterized protein C8orf90 homolog (The sequence of the model RefSeq protein was modified relative to this genomic sequence to represent the inferred CDS: inserted 2 bases in 1 codon), which produces MASPCSGDPSPAGLPPCPVATPGETRGGGPAAPQQPPFPDIYGGDAQLWEAHFRGIGRAYRALGKEDDFAIRVLTEDFTLPFPFAWPPGPDPARGPLFYDPHDRTGFDFLLRGPGALPPALLRPLHSTAQAALRKRRLEQLALSXTRTRAPAPGRAWCCWRPCPPPQAAPSRGPRPPPPAGAPPGWASAAPSLSIKCAELLFLPPRGCLPDTPGRTSGAGQIPGGRVRGGVGCPLCPKWIMNQGGKSDSQDGLARCGLYSAWNDNEGGRVEAGGSQPDEELPAQVRAALALAQERGRPRALEEALRSTRLPFHTRLSQTHEYAIFAYPLQANFLHFCSEFYINHR